In Mangifera indica cultivar Alphonso chromosome 1, CATAS_Mindica_2.1, whole genome shotgun sequence, a single genomic region encodes these proteins:
- the LOC123229845 gene encoding transcription factor RAX3-like, with product MGRAPCCDKANVKKGPWSPEEDAKLKAYIEEHGTGGNWIALPQKIGLKRCGKSCRLRWLNYLRPNIKHGGFSEEEDNIICGLYLSIGSRWSIIAAQLPGRTDNDIKNYWNTRLKKKLLGKQRKEQQARRASGVKQEMSRESESLMAAGFMNHTPYWPTERPVLMPLVNPHQLDPHFKDQASLRNLMVKLGGRFSDDHQHSNTTTITTNSVSYLFDHATFSQDQLFDLASPTSVNSTTASQVPNSHYINATGAAPNLYQGFQSFPLEPIDNHQMAYSNQTQLGGLESIYEMDMVNGSTGTSSVESTSWEDINSFVYPRMVSDYKTCTQQSLPQNSRYFGQQ from the exons ATGGGGAGAGCACCTTGCTGTGATAAAGCTAACGTGAAGAAAGGTCCATGGTCGCCTGAGGAAGACGCCAAACTCAAAGCTTATATTGAAGAGCATGGCACCGGTGGCAACTGGATTGCTTTGCCACAGAAGATag GATTGAAAAGATGTGGCAAGAGCTGTAGGCTCAGGTGGTTAAATTATCTCCGGCCTAACATTAAGCATGGAGGGTTCTCAGAAGAGgaagataatattatttgtgGACTCTATTTAAGTATAGGGAgcag GTGGTCTATAATTGCTGCTCAACTACCGGGAAGGACAGATAATGATATCAAAAACTACTGGAACACAAGGCTGAAGAAGAAGCTGTTAGGCAAGCAGCGCAAAGAGCAACAGGCGCGGCGAGCCAGCGGTGTGAAGCAAGAGATGAGTAGGGAAAGCGAGAGTTTAATGGCTGCGGGGTTCATGAATCACACCCCGTACTGGCCGACTGAACGGCCGGTACTGATGCCACTGGTGAACCCACACCAATTAGACCCTCATTTCAAGGACCAAGCGTCCCTCAGGAACCTTATGGTGAAGCTTGGAGGAAGGTTTTCTGACGATCATCAGCACTCAAACACAACCACCATAACCACAAATAGTGTTTCGTATCTTTTCGATCATGCTACTTTTTCCCAAGATCAACTGTTTGACCTAGCTTCACCAACGTCCGTGAATAGTACGACTGCTTCTCAAGTGCCAAACTCTCATTACATTAACGCTACTGGGGCTGCTCCAAATTTGTATCAAGGGTTTCAGAGCTTTCCTTTAGAGCCAATTGATAATCATCAAATGGCCTACAGCAACCAGACACAATTAGGTGGATTGGAGAGCATCTATGAGATGGATATGGTAAATGGTAGCACTGGGACTAGTTCTGTAGAAAGCACGAGTTGGGAAGATATCAACTCTTTTGTTTATCCTAGAATGGTTTCAGACTATAAAACTTGTACTCAACAAAGCTTGCCACAGAATTCGAGGTACTTCGGCCAACAATAA